Proteins encoded together in one Zonotrichia albicollis isolate bZonAlb1 unplaced genomic scaffold, bZonAlb1.hap1 Scaffold_254, whole genome shotgun sequence window:
- the LOC141727788 gene encoding olfactory receptor 14C36-like, with product MSNSSSIRHFLLLALADTRQLQLLHFCLLLGISLAALLGNGLIISAVACGHHLHTPMFFFLLNLALSDLGMICTTVPKAMHNSLWDTRDISYSGCAAQVFFFIFFISAEFSLLTIMCYDRYVSICKPLHYGTLLGSRACAHMAAAAWASGLVYALLYTANTFSLPLCHGNALGQFFCDIPQILKLSCSHSTFRNIWISLLGVCLSFGCFVFIVFSYVQIFRAVLRIPSEQGRHKAFSTCLPHLSVVSLYLSSAFFAYLKPPSISFPPLDLALSVLYSVVPPVLNPLIYSLRNQELKAAVWTLMSAPFRKHLTG from the coding sequence ATGtcaaacagcagctccatcaggcacttcctcctgctggcattggcagacactcggcagctgcagctcctgcacttctgcctcttgctgggcatctccctggctgccctcctgggcaacggcctcatcatcagcgccgtagcctgcggccaccacctgcacacgcccatgttcttcttcctgctcaacctagccctcagtgacctgggcatgatctgcaccactgtccccaaagccatgcacaattccctttgggacaccagggacatctcctactcaggatgcGCTGCACAGGTgtttttctttatcttcttcatttcagcagagttttccctcctgaccatcatgtgctacgaccgctacgtgtccatctgcaaacccctgcactacgggaccctcctgggcagcagagcttgtgcccacatggcagcagctgcctgggccagtggcttgGTCTATGCTCTGCTGTatacagccaatacattttccctgcccctgtgccatggcaatgccctgggccagttcttctgtgatatcccccagatcctcaagctctcctgctcacactccaccTTCCGAAATATTTGGATTTCATTGCTTGGTGTCTGTTTAAGTTTTGGTtgctttgtgttcattgttttctcttatgtgcagatcttcagggctgtgctgaggatcccctctgagcagggacggcacaaagccttttcaacctgcctccctcacctgtctGTGGTCTCCCTGTACCTCAGCAGTGCCttttttgcctacctgaagcccccctccatctccttccCACCCCtagatctggccctgtcagttctgtactccgTGGTGCCTCCAGTACttaaccccctcatctacagcctgaggaaccaggagctcaaggctgcagtgtggacactgatgagTGCACCATTTAGGAAACATTTAACTGGTTGA